In one Portunus trituberculatus isolate SZX2019 chromosome 31, ASM1759143v1, whole genome shotgun sequence genomic region, the following are encoded:
- the LOC123511096 gene encoding uncharacterized protein LOC123511096, whose product MKVHLFGGVWSPSCAAYALQRTFQDHGRDLHEAITKANRNFYVDDLLLSVNSTSKTTIVVHHLRDLLHKGGFRLTKWACNYSKVLQTIPLTERAAAVKEIPLMDKLPTERALGILWDLEKDQLAVQVHIPTRPETKRGLLSMISSLYDPLSILAPCIIRAKMIFQEECRRGTGWDDPQANESKEAWRRWLRGLPHLKDIRIPRCYQHDIESTTTDIQLHHFSDASQRVYGAVSYLRLTDMMGLHRVAFVYGKAKLAPLKQLTIPRLELCAAVLATKADERLRKELDLSVSQSVFWTDSTTLLRYIRNTERRFHTFVANRIAVIHEESDPDQWRYVSSGLNPADDASRGLRGDELGGCSRWTQGPPFLLLDKNQWPVEGVTREGVPSDDPEVKRKLEP is encoded by the coding sequence ATGAAAGTACATCTGTTTGGAGGAGTCTGGAGCCCGTCGTGTGCAGCATACGCCCTACAGCGAACATTCCAAGATCACGGCCGAGACCTCCATGAGGCCATCACGAAGGCAAATCGAAACTTTTACGTGGACGACCTCTTACTCTCAGTGAACTCCACGAGCAAGACGACAATTGTTGTACACCACTTGAGAGACCTATTGCATAAAGGGGGCTTCAGACTCACGAAGTGGGCCTGCAACTACAGCAAAGTACTACAAACCATCCCACTGACAGAGAGGGCAGCGGCAGTGAAGGAAATCCCACTGATGGACAAACTTCCCACCGAAAGAGCTTTGGGTATCCTGTGGGACTTAGAGAAGGATCAACTTGCAGTACAGGTTCATATCCCGACCAGACCAGAGACAAAACGTGGCCTCCTCAGTATGATTAGCTCCCTTTATGATCCACTCAGCATCCTTGCTCCATGCATCATCAGAGCCAAAATGATCTTTCAAGAAGAATGCAGGCGTGGAACAGGATGGGACGACCCCCAAGCCAACGAGTCAAAGGAAGCATGGAGGAGGTGGTTGAGAGGTTTACCTCACCTTAAGGACATAAGGATTCCACGTTGTTACCAACATGACATCGAGAGCACCACTACAGATATCCAACTGCATCACTTCAGCGACGCGTCTCAGCGAGTGTATGGTGCTGTATCTTATCTGAGACTCACAGACATGATGGGGTTACACCGTGTTGCCTTTGTGTATGGCAAGGCCAAACTGGCCCCCCTGAAACAACTAACCATACCTAGACTAGAACTGTGTGCGGCGGTATTAGCTACAAAGGCGGACGAGCGATTACGAAAGGAACTAGACCTGTCCGTGTCACAGTCAGTGTTTTGGACAGACAGCACCACTCTCTTGAGATACATACGAAACACTGAAAGGCGCTTCCATACATTCGTGGCGAATCGCATAGCTGTCATACATGAAGAGTCTGATCCAGATCAGTGGAGATATGTGAGCTCGGGACTCAACCCCGCAGATGACGCTAGTCGCGGTTTGCGTGGCGACGAGCTTGGAGGGTGTAGTAGGTGGACCCAAGGACCACCCTTTCTATTGCTCGACAAAAATCAGTGGCCAGTGGAAGGCGTGACAAGGGAAGGAGTTCCAAGCGATGACCCAGAGGTGAAAAGGAAACTGGAACCCTGA
- the LOC123511097 gene encoding uncharacterized protein LOC123511097 — MDEGKEVTTEELNLKLTGIGTRRNRSIFLCKVLIVPSLPSSLKGSIAKNRDIVRWPHLQDIPPTCIPGGVDLLIGLDTPQALLPLEIRAGGDGEPFATRTLLGWTVNGPMRFEDGEPIGATNVRTTGMTAIAQRQQSAIRYGSILGSDFSLHCGDTISMEDRRVIELWSSTTQQVDRHYQLPIPFRYKEPGLPNNLKLAERRLIELRRRLMRDPALCLRYQREMKRLVDEGHAERALHLDSPPAAGTVWYLPHHPVLNHKKPEKVRIVFDCAATYMSTSLNDQVMQRPDLNNDLMGVLLRFRQDRVAIMADIEAMFHQVLVPREHRDALRFL; from the coding sequence atggatgaaggaaaggaagtcacCACTGAAGAACTCAACTTGAAACTGACTGGTATCGGAACAAGGAGGAACCGTTCTATCTTTCTCTGCAAAGTACTCATAGTACCATCGCTGCCGTCCTCTCTGAAGGGCTCAATTGCTAAGAATAGAGACATAGTCAGATGGCCTCACCTTCAAGACATTCCCCCGACCTGTATACCAGGGGGAGTGGACCTCCTCATAGGTCTAGACACACCACAAGCCCTACTGCCTTTAGAAATAAGGGCcggaggagatggagagccgTTTGCAACGCGCACTCTCCTCGGCTGGACCGTCAATGGCCCTATGAGATTTGAAGATGGGGAGCCTATTGGAGCAACGAACGTGCGCACTACCGGGATGACAGCGATAGCACAGAGGCAACAGAGTGCGATTCGGTATGGTTCCATTCTAGGAAGTGACTTCTCACTTCATTGTGGAGATACTATCTCGATGGAAGACCGAAGGGTAATAGAATTATGGTCATCAACCACGCAACAAGTAGATCGGCATTACCAACTGCCTATCCCATTCAGATACAAGGAACCAGGCCTACCGAATAACCTGAAACTCGCAGAACGACGGCTTATAGAACTCAGAAGACGCCTAATGAGAGATCCAGCCTTATGTCTTCGTTACCAAAGGGAAATGAAACGCTTGGTGGACGAGGGACATGCGGAACGCGCATTGCACTTGGACTCTCCGCCAGCAGCCGGAACAGTCTGGTATCTGCCGCATCATCCAGTATTAAACCACAAGAAACCGGAAAAGGTAAGAATAGTATTTGATTGTGCAGCGACATATATGTCGACTTCATTGAATGATCAAGTAATGCAAAGGCCAGATCTTAACAATGACCTGATGGGCGTCTTGCTCAGATTCCGACAAGATCGAGTGGCCATAATGGCGGACATTGAGGCAATGTTCCATCAAGTTCTAGTACCACGAGAACACCGAGACGCCCTTCGATTTCTATAG